Within Nilaparvata lugens isolate BPH unplaced genomic scaffold, ASM1435652v1 scaffold9462, whole genome shotgun sequence, the genomic segment gaaacgaccaggtcaaccCAAGTCTGTCAGACACCGAGGACATCTCACCCGActgttcgccgccatccgcatctgccaccgcatccgccgatttccatcccaatatactggatgatttatcttcgacacaggtggaggagagctgcatcctagtggaagatccgtcggcagcccaagagccggaggacgaaacatcgggagagcatacggacgacGACGCCCCAGAAACAGGAACTCCTGTTTCTCGTACCGTTGCTCGGATGAAGAACCAGCGGATGACCGTTAGATGTACACTCGATCCCGCCATGGATATGGACACCCTCCTGAAAGCAATAACCaagatgaatgagaaaacaaatgaagcaataaacaacTTAAAGAAGacaacaaaacacaaaaaagaattaaaagaagacaataaacaagcaaaggaagaattaaagaaggaaattcaAGAGGTAAAGAAAGACAACAAACAACcaatgaagcaataaacaagCTGAATAAAGAAgttcaagaagcaaagaagACAAATGAACAGGGTTTAGAGAAGTTGAGTCAGCGAATGGACAAAGCATTCCATGATACCGATAATatcatcaaaaaattagctgAGTGTCTGGATAAATCATTTTAGAAACAATAACCGATTGGATAGGATCTGAAGATATGCATATGGGAAAAATCAGCGTCAAAGTCAGCATTAAGAAacatatacatgtggagaaggatacaataaaggtggttaaagtcaaacaagcaagcgaacATAGCACATGTATGGaaaccaacccaccgagaatgtcaagactggagtcgcgccgcaccccgccGAACGCCGAGAGGAACCAGTCGACATCATCCGCCGAGCCGAGGACGTCATCCACTGCATGGAGGGACAGCCCGTACTACCGCCCGCAGAGTGCCAAGACGAGCCGGACGACATCgcccgccaagctgaggacATCATTCGTGGCATAGAGGGACAGCTCGTACCACCGCGCGTCGaccaccaggagtccaaggacgttgcccgccaagttgaagagcagcccggaccgccgaccgcccacatcatCGTCCATCCACCGAGAACAGCACCTGCAACACATAAACCCAGCATTCATGAAGATAGTCcaataaacaatagaaataaacAAACCCACCACAAATCAAAGTCACAACCAAACCCGAAACCTATGAATCAAAACAACAAACAAGAAGGATTACAATAGGTCAAAGAAGAAAACCATTTAATAGAGTGCATTTACACTGCCGTCATATTAGGCTGAAATCCCACATCAAACTTCCTACCAGCATGCAAGGAAAAAGGAAGACGGTATCAAGAGAggcctacaaccaccgcagtcatgtccggttaaaatcaagcAGATTGTACACCAGCATgcaggaaagaaaaatattgttcggaaacacagacaccaccggcatgtaaggtttaagGATATCAAACTGCATGTCACCGGTCAACAAGGAAGAACAACATTGGCTgaagagatctacctacttcgCAGGCACATTCG encodes:
- the LOC120349344 gene encoding uncharacterized protein LOC120349344; this translates as MLGLCVAGAVLGGWTMMWAVGGPGCSSTWRATSLDSWWSTRGGTSCPSMPRMMSSAWRAMSSGSSWHSAGGSTGCPSMQWMTSSARRMMSTGSSRRSAGCGATPVLTFSEGVHIHGGIECTSNGHPLVLHPSNGTRNRSSCFWGVVVRMLSRCFVLRLLGCRRIFH